Part of the Hyalangium ruber genome, CACGTCCCCGCCGCGCCGCCGCAGCCCGCCACCGCTCCGACGCCCACCCCGCCCTCGCCCGCCGCGCTCGCGCAGCGCGAGGCCCGCCGCCAGCAGCACGAGGCGCTCCTGGCGCGGTGGAAGGGCATCGAGGAGGCGGGCGGCACGGACGCGTGGGTGCAGCAGCAGCTCGTGGCCAAGGGCGTGGCGGCCGAGGAGGTGGAGTTCGAGGAGCTGTCCGAGAAGCAGAAGGCGGCCTGGAAGGAGAAGAAGAAGGCGGAGGCCGGCGAGCGGCGCGCGCTGAAGCGCCAGGCGTGGGAGGCGTGGAAGGCCACCCACATCCACCACCTGGGCGCGGGGGTGCATTGGGAGGAGTCGCAAGGGCCGGACAAGTTCGACGTGCCGGAGCGCGAGGAGCGGGCCAAGGCCAACGGGCTGCCGGACTGGGACTCGGTGGAGGCGCTGGCCAAGGCGCTAGGGGTGTCGGTGGCGCGGCTGCGCTGGTTCGCCTTCCACCGCGAGGTGGACACGGGTACGCACTACCAGAGCTGGGAGATTCCGAAGCGGGATGGGGGCAAGCGCACCATCACCGCGCCCAAGCGGGAGCTGAAGGCGGCGCAGCGTTGGGTGTTGTCCAATGTGGTGGAGCGGCTGCCGGTACACGGGGCGGCGCACGGCTTCGTGGCAGGGCGCTCCATCCTCACCAACGCGCTGGCGCACCGGGGCGCGGACGTGCTGGTGAAGGTGGACATGAAGGACTTCTTCCCCTCGGTGACGTGGCGCCGGGTGAAGGGGCTGCTGCGCAAGGGCGGGCTGCAAGAGAACGCGGCGACGCTGCTGGCGCTGCTGTCCACGGAGGCGCCGCGCGAGGTGATGCAGTTCCGCGGCAAGACGCTGTACGTGGCCAAGGGGCCCCGGGCGCTGCCGCAGGGGGCGCCCACCTCTCCGGCGCTGACGAACGCGCTGTGCTTGCGGCTGGACAAGCGGGTGTCGGCGATGGCGAAGCGGCTGGGCTTCACCTACACGCGCTACGCGGATGACCTGACGTTCTCGTGGCGGCGAGCCAAGGGGGCCAAGGGGAAGAAGCAGGCGGACGCGCCGGTGGCGACGCTGCTGGCGCGGGTGAAGAGCATCCTCGAGGCGGAGGGCTTCACGGTACACCCGGACAAGACGCGGGTGCTGCGCAAGGGCGGCAAGCAGCGGGTGACGGGGCTGGTGGTGAACGAGGCTCCGAACGGAGTGCCCGGAGCGCGCGTGCCCCGCGAGGTGGTGCGGCGGTTGCGCGCGGCGATCCACAACCGCGAGCAGGGTAAGCCGGGCCGCGAGGGCGAGTCGCTGGAGCAGCTCAAGGGGATGGCGGCCTTCATCCACATGACGGACCCGGCCCGGGGCCGCGCCTTCCTGCAACAGCTCGAGGCGCTCGAGGCGAAACAAGCCCCTGGGCCCGCCGCGCCCTGACTACTCCACCGGGAGTTCGGAGCACTGGCTCCCTGGAAGGACTGGCAGGACCCACAGCTCCTCGCCGCCCGAGGCCTCCGTCGCGGTGAAGAAGACCTTCGAGCTGACCCGGACGAACCCGGTGGGATTCGAGGAAGCACTCCCCGGAGCAATCTCCGCCAGTGGCAGCGTGCCGGCCGCCGTGCCGTCGCTCACCCAGGGCTCGCGGCCACGGCCTTCCGTCTCCGCCGAGAAGAACAGCGTGCCCGCGATGACCGTGAGTCCCTGCGGCGACGAGCTCCCGGGCCCCGGCCTCAACTCACTCATCAGCAGCGTGCCCTTGCCGGTGCCGTTGCTGACCCACAGCTCACGGCCCCGTGAGCCATCGTCCGCGGCGAAGTAGAGCAGCCCGTTCATCGCCGCGAATGCGCCCGGCGCCGAGCTCTCCGGACCGGGCCGAATGTCCTTCACCTTCACCGTGCCCCCCGCCGTGCCGTCGCTGCGCCACAGCTCCTCGCCGGCCGCGTCCCCCGGCAGCCCTGCCTCACCCCCTCCAGCGGTGAAGAAGAGCGTCTCGCCCACGGGGGTCAACTCATGCGGGTAGAAGCCGGGAAACGAGCGCAGCGGCTGCGTCTGCGCGCCCTGTCCCCACCACAGGCTGGCCTGGCCCTGCTGTTCATCGAGCAGGAAGAAGAGCTCCGGGCCCGCCGCGGTGAACGAGAGCAGGAAGCTGTCCTCGGCGGTGGCCAGCAGGGAAGTCGCGCCGGGCACTCCCTCGCTGCGCCACACCCGCAGGGAGTTGCCCGCCTGGGCCACGAAGTAGAACGCGTCTCCAGCCTGCGTCAGACGGCGAGGGCTGGAGCTGCCCGGAGCGCCCGGGCTGGAGAGGTCCTCGCCAGCGTAGAGGTCCTCGACGAGGAAGGTGCCCTCGGGCGTCCCATCACTGCGCCACAGCTCCGTCCCGCGCGTCCCATCGTTCGCGGCGAAATAGAGGACCCCTCCGAAGGCGAGCAGCTGATCGGGCGCCGAGCCCAGGGGCCCGGGGAAGATGTCCTTCACCATCACCGTGCCCGCCTGGGTGCCATCGCTGACCCACAGCTCGCGGCCGTGGACCCCATCCTCCGCGGTGAAGAAGAGCTTGTTCCCCGCCACGGTGAGGCGACGCGGATTCGAGGTCGCCGTGCCGGGCCGCGCATCCTTCACCAGTGCAGGCCCCGCCCCCTGAGGGCCACCGCTGATCCACAGCTCGCGGCCATGCACCCCATCCTCCGCCGTGAAGAAGAGCGCGCCCTGGGCGTGGATCAGCTCACGGGGCTTGGAGCCCGTGGTGCCCGGGCGGATGTCCGCCACCCGCGAGGCGGAGAGGTTGCACAGCCTTCCCGCGACCTCGGCTTCCACGGGAGCGGGCTCCTCCGGGTAACCCTCCTCTGGAGGAGCAGCACAGGCAGCGGAAAACGCCAACACCACCCCGAGCGAACGCCAGGTTCCCATCGACCGACCCCTTCCCACGAAACGCGCCACCAGCCCCGAGTGGAGGTGCAGTCGATTCTCACGCCGTGGGAGAGGCCCCCCTTACGCGGGAGGCCGAAACTGGCGCCTGGCCGACACTGCTGGACCTGTCGTCCAAGGCAGATGTGAAGTCCTCATCCATCCCCGTGAGCGCCACTGAACGTCTACACTGCGCCCCCGTGAACATCCCCCGGAGTGCCCGTTCGCTGGCGCAGTGGCTCCTGCTGGGAGCGCTCGTCGGTGGGGTGTGCGGCGTGGCCTCGGCGGTCTTTCTCTTCCTCCTCGAGAAAGCCACCGCGCTGCGGGAGCTGCACCCGGGCCTCGTCTACACGCTGCCGCTGGCCGGGCTCGTCATCGGCGCGCTGTACGCGAAGTGGGGAGCTCCCATCCGAGGCGGCAACAACCTGATCATCGACACGGTACACGAGGGAGACCGACAGGTGCCGCTGCGCATGGCGCCCATGGTGCTGCTGGGCACGGTGCTCACCCACCTCTTCGGAGGCAGCGCTGGCCGCGAAGGCACCGCCGTGCAGATGGGAGGCAGCCTCGCGGACGCACTCGCCCACCGCCTGCGCGTCTCGCCGGAAACGCGCCGCGAGCTGCTCGCCGCGGGAATCGCCGGAGGGTTCGGCTCGGTGTTCGGCACACCCATCGCGGGCGCCGTCTTCGGGCTGGAGGTGGTCGTCGTGGGGCGCCTGGGCTACGAGGCGCTGCTTCCGGCGCTGGTGGCCTCGGTGGTGGGCGACCTGGTGACGCGCGGGCTGGGAATCGACCACACAGTGTACCCGACGCCCACGGCCTTGCCGCTCTCGGCGGGTGTGCTGGCGAAGTGGCTGGTCTTCGCGGTGGCGGTCGCGGGGGTGGCGATCCTCTTCGTGGAGGGGACACACCGGCTGAAGAAGCTGCTGGAGGGCCGCATTCCCTCACTGCCGCTGCGCATGGCCGTGGGAGGGCTGGCGGTGGTGGGGCTGTGGAAGCTCGTGGGGACGGACGCATACCTGGGGCTGGGCGTGCCCACCATCGTCCGCGCCTTCGTGGACCCGGCGCTGCCCGAGTCGGCCTTCGCGTGGAAGCTGCTCTTCACGGCCGTCACGCTGGGAGCGGGCTTTCTGGGCGGAGAGGTGACGCCGCTGTTCTTCGTCGGCGCGGCGCTGGGCAACGTGCTGGCTCGGCTGCTGGGGCTCCCGGTGGACCTGGGGGCGGCGGTGGGCATGGCGGCGCTGTTCGCCGCCGCGGCCAATACGCCGCTGGCCCTCTCCATCATGGCGGTAGAGCTGGTGGGCGCGAGTGTCCTGCCCCACGTGGCCATCGTCGCCACGATGGCGTACCTGCTCACGGGTCAGCGCGGCATCTACCCAGCGCAGCGCATCGCCCGGCTCAAGCATGGCGGACCGCTGCTGGCCCGGCTCATGCCGCTGCGCGAGCTGCCCTCGGAGCCCCCGGAATCGAAGGGCGAGCCCGAGCCAAAGGAACCCTCACGAGACTGAGGCAGCGCCTCCCAGCGCCCTACCGCGAGGGATTCAGGGCGAAGTCGACGGGAATGACGAACTCGGCGGTGGGGCTCGGGTGGCCTACGGGCAGGGGCTCGAAGGGAGCGGCGGCCTCGACCATGCGCAGCGCCTCGGTGTCGAGCACGGAATGGCCAGAGGAGCGCGCGAGCATGGGCGCTCCGGCGAGCGAGCCGTCCCGGTTGACGCGGAACTGGATCCGGGCCGTGCCCTGCATGCCGAGCCGAACCGCGCTCGCCGGGTAGCGCCGCTGCCGGGTCACTCCCGAGAACAGGCGCCGCGAATAGGCCCGAAGCTCACCCGAGGAAGCCCCCGCGCCACGTGGAGCGCTCGTGCTCCCTTGCGTGCCCATGTTCAGCCCTGAAACCCCCGCCAGGGCGGCAGCGGACACGGCCCACGCGCGGGTATCCACCGCATCCTCGGAAGCCCCCTGGGAGGCGCCCTCCTCTCCTGAGAAATCTCCCCCGGAGGCCCCCGGCTCGGAATCCAACGAGGGAATCTCCCCCGTGGCGGAATCGGAAACCGCCCCCGTCTCCTCGGGACGAGCCACCCCAGGTGCCTTCTTCGGGAAAGGAATCACGACCACCTTCCGGGGCCGGTTCACGCTACGAGGAACACGCTCGGGCGGACGCTCCGGCACGGCCTCGACGGGAGCCGCCGCGCCCACCGGGCGCGAAGCGGAAGCAACCTGCCCGGCACCCGGGACGTCACCCGCCCCCTCGAACCAGATGATCGGCGCGACATCGGAAGGAGCCCCCCGAGCCACGCGGCTCTCCGACATC contains:
- a CDS encoding ELWxxDGT repeat protein; its protein translation is MEAEVAGRLCNLSASRVADIRPGTTGSKPRELIHAQGALFFTAEDGVHGRELWISGGPQGAGPALVKDARPGTATSNPRRLTVAGNKLFFTAEDGVHGRELWVSDGTQAGTVMVKDIFPGPLGSAPDQLLAFGGVLYFAANDGTRGTELWRSDGTPEGTFLVEDLYAGEDLSSPGAPGSSSPRRLTQAGDAFYFVAQAGNSLRVWRSEGVPGATSLLATAEDSFLLSFTAAGPELFFLLDEQQGQASLWWGQGAQTQPLRSFPGFYPHELTPVGETLFFTAGGGEAGLPGDAAGEELWRSDGTAGGTVKVKDIRPGPESSAPGAFAAMNGLLYFAADDGSRGRELWVSNGTGKGTLLMSELRPGPGSSSPQGLTVIAGTLFFSAETEGRGREPWVSDGTAAGTLPLAEIAPGSASSNPTGFVRVSSKVFFTATEASGGEELWVLPVLPGSQCSELPVE
- a CDS encoding chloride channel protein, whose translation is MSATERLHCAPVNIPRSARSLAQWLLLGALVGGVCGVASAVFLFLLEKATALRELHPGLVYTLPLAGLVIGALYAKWGAPIRGGNNLIIDTVHEGDRQVPLRMAPMVLLGTVLTHLFGGSAGREGTAVQMGGSLADALAHRLRVSPETRRELLAAGIAGGFGSVFGTPIAGAVFGLEVVVVGRLGYEALLPALVASVVGDLVTRGLGIDHTVYPTPTALPLSAGVLAKWLVFAVAVAGVAILFVEGTHRLKKLLEGRIPSLPLRMAVGGLAVVGLWKLVGTDAYLGLGVPTIVRAFVDPALPESAFAWKLLFTAVTLGAGFLGGEVTPLFFVGAALGNVLARLLGLPVDLGAAVGMAALFAAAANTPLALSIMAVELVGASVLPHVAIVATMAYLLTGQRGIYPAQRIARLKHGGPLLARLMPLRELPSEPPESKGEPEPKEPSRD
- a CDS encoding energy transducer TonB, with the protein product MALHGFLALLLQGDGSARMSESRVARGAPSDVAPIIWFEGAGDVPGAGQVASASRPVGAAAPVEAVPERPPERVPRSVNRPRKVVVIPFPKKAPGVARPEETGAVSDSATGEIPSLDSEPGASGGDFSGEEGASQGASEDAVDTRAWAVSAAALAGVSGLNMGTQGSTSAPRGAGASSGELRAYSRRLFSGVTRQRRYPASAVRLGMQGTARIQFRVNRDGSLAGAPMLARSSGHSVLDTEALRMVEAAAPFEPLPVGHPSPTAEFVIPVDFALNPSR
- a CDS encoding reverse transcriptase family protein produces the protein MTAKLESHVPAAPPQPATAPTPTPPSPAALAQREARRQQHEALLARWKGIEEAGGTDAWVQQQLVAKGVAAEEVEFEELSEKQKAAWKEKKKAEAGERRALKRQAWEAWKATHIHHLGAGVHWEESQGPDKFDVPEREERAKANGLPDWDSVEALAKALGVSVARLRWFAFHREVDTGTHYQSWEIPKRDGGKRTITAPKRELKAAQRWVLSNVVERLPVHGAAHGFVAGRSILTNALAHRGADVLVKVDMKDFFPSVTWRRVKGLLRKGGLQENAATLLALLSTEAPREVMQFRGKTLYVAKGPRALPQGAPTSPALTNALCLRLDKRVSAMAKRLGFTYTRYADDLTFSWRRAKGAKGKKQADAPVATLLARVKSILEAEGFTVHPDKTRVLRKGGKQRVTGLVVNEAPNGVPGARVPREVVRRLRAAIHNREQGKPGREGESLEQLKGMAAFIHMTDPARGRAFLQQLEALEAKQAPGPAAP